A single Musa acuminata AAA Group cultivar baxijiao chromosome BXJ2-1, Cavendish_Baxijiao_AAA, whole genome shotgun sequence DNA region contains:
- the LOC103974374 gene encoding peroxidase 47, translating to MIASHLMELLLLIELLLFGVQLSVGSLTSNYYAAICPFAEFIVRNTVNQALRSDATLAGGLLRLHFHDCFVQGCDGSVLIDSTKDNTAEKDSPANLSLRGYEVIDQAKQMLENQCPGVVSCADIVALAARDAVFMSGGPYYDVAKGRKDGRRSRIEDTINLPPPTLNSTDLIEMFATHGFTVQELVVLSGAHTLGAARCSSFKKRLSNFDPNNDVDPTLDSNYARMLSRSCSAGDDTQVGFDFTRTRFDVNYYYALQGRMGLLTSDQTLYTNPQTQYIVNGYAMNQASFFSDFQQAMIKMGALNVKEGNQGEIRRNCRQVN from the exons TTTCGGAGTTCAGCTTAGCGTGGGATCTTTGACTTCAAATTATTATGCTGCGATCTGCCCTTTCGCTGAGTTCATCGTGAGGAACACAGTGAACCAGGCGTTGCGTAGTGATGCCACGCTTGCTGGAGGTCTTCTGAGGCTACACTTTCACGATTGTTTTGTCCAG GGATGTGATGGATCGGTTCTCATCGATTCTACCAAGGATAACACCGCAGAGAAGGACTCTCCTGCGAACCTGAGCCTACGTGGATACGAGGTCATAGATCAGGCCAAGCAAATGCTCGAGAACCAATGCCCCGGAGTTGTTTCATGTGCAGATATCGTTGCACTAGCAGCCAGAGATGCAGTTTTTATG TCTGGAGGTCCCTACTACGACGTAGCAAAGGGAAGAAAGGATGGGAGACGTTCCAGAATAGAAGACACGATCAACCTGCCTCCGCCAACCTTAAATAGCACAGACCTCATCGAGATGTTTGCTACGCATGGGTTTACCGTTCAGGAACTGGTGGTCTTGTCTG GTGCTCACACTCTGGGCGCTGCGAGGTGCTCCTCGTTCAAGAAACGGCTGAGCAACTTCGACCCCAACAACGACGTGGATCCAACGCTGGATTCGAATTACGCGAGGATGCTGTCGAGATCATGCAGCGCAGGAGATGATACACAAGTGGGCTTCGATTTCACCAGGACCAGGTTTGACGTCAACTACTACTACGCACTGCAAGGGAGGATGGGGCTGCTCACCTCGGACCAAACACTGTACACCAACCCTCAAACGCAGTACATCGTCAACGGCTACGCGATGAACCAAGCCAGTTTCTTCTCCGATTTCCAGCAAGCAATGATCAAGATGGGGGCTCTAAATGTCAAAGAGGGCAATCAAGGAGAGATCAGGAGGAACTGCCGGCAAGTCAACTGA